The following coding sequences are from one Musa acuminata AAA Group cultivar baxijiao chromosome BXJ2-4, Cavendish_Baxijiao_AAA, whole genome shotgun sequence window:
- the LOC135610932 gene encoding protein PYRICULARIA ORYZAE RESISTANCE 21-like — MAEIATVLITVDLHCCTCSKKIKKALCKLQNRFNIESIVYDEKKNTITVSGPFNPDCFIKKLRCLACKVIICVQIKPKPPPPNPPTDGKQKPNKPPPPPEVVVKLPVCVFPPPAWPVCCYQPCPCFEPSNGCRRCCTCGWICDVPSPPPCRPKPVPLPGCGVKPPVCAFPPPGWPNCCYQPCPCFEPRNGCRRCCSCGWVCDGPPPSAACRPCREVDGYKIIVEQEPCQSCSIM, encoded by the exons ATGGCAGAg ATCGCCACGGTACTTATCACGGTGGACCTGCACTGCTGCACCTGCTCCAAGAAGATCAAGAAAGCTCTGTGCAAGCTCCAAA ACCGGTTCAACATCGAATCAATCGTCTACGACGAGAAGAAGAACACCATCACAGTATCCGGCCCCTTCAACCCTGACTGCTTCATCAAGAAGCTTCGCTGCCTCGCCTGCAAGGTGATCATATGTGTCCAGATCAAGCCGAAACCCCCACCTCCTAATCCTCCCACGGACGGAAAACAAAAGCCCAAtaaaccgccgccgccgcctgagGTGGTGGTGAAGCTACCCGTGTGTGTTTTCCCGCCCCCGGCGTGGCCCGTCTGCTGCTACCAACCGTGCCCCTGCTTCGAGCCAAGCAACGGATGCCGCCGCTGCTGCACCTGCGGCTGGATCTGCGACGTCCCGTCGCCGCCACCATGTAGGCCCAAACCAGTCCCGTTGCCGGGGTGCGGGGTGAAGCCGCCTGTATGTGCTTTCCCACCCCCGGGGTGGCCCAACTGCTGCTACCAACCGTGCCCCTGCTTCGAGCCACGCAACgggtgccgccgctgctgctcctgCGGCTGGGTCTGCGACGGCCCCCCGCCGTCCGCCGCCTGCCGTCCCTGTCGCGAGGTTGACGGCTACAAGATCATCGTCGAGCAGGAGCCTTGTCAGTCCTGCTCTATTATGTAG
- the LOC135610931 gene encoding protein PYRICULARIA ORYZAE RESISTANCE 21-like: protein MHIENAQLHHTCLLRVTCDVPTTGSSTREVKGALNMAMNRARVDIRKALFLIIVIVLVARQLHLYREPLGIRFSPSLGSQNFREMAEIATVIIKVDLHCRTCSKKIKKALCKLQNRFNIQSIVYDEKNNTVTVSGPFNPECFIKKLRCLACKVIKDVQIKPKPPPPPPPKAQPPKPEPPPPPKPEKPPPPPPEVVVKLPVCVFPPPGWPVCCYQPCPCFEPRNGCRRCCTCGWICDVPSLPQPRPKPVPLPEAGVRPPVCFFPPLGWPNCCRQPCPCFEPLNGCRRCCSCGWVCNGAPPSAACRPGCEVDGCKIIVEQEPCQSCSIM from the exons ATGCACATTGAGAACGCTCAGCTGCACCACACATGCCTTCTTCGTGTGACTTGTGACGTTCCAACCACCGGAAGCAGCACTCGCGAAGTTAAGGGTGCTTTAAACATGGCTATGAATCGTGCGAGGGTAGATATAAGAAAAGCTTTGTTCTTGATCATAGTCATTGTGTTGGTGGCCCGTCAACTGCATCTATATAGGGAGCCGCTTGGTATCCGCTTCTCCCCCAGCTTGGGATCTCAAAACTTTCGAGAGATGGCAGAg ATCGCCACGGTAATTATCAAGGTTGACTTGCACTGCCGCACCTGCTCCAAGAAGATCAAGAAAGCACTGTGCAAGCTCCAAA ACCGGTTCAACATCCAATCAATCGTCTACGACGAGAAGAACAACACCGTCACAGTATCCGGCCCCTTCAACCCTGAGTGCTTCATCAAGAAGCTTCGCTGCCTCGCCTGCAAGGTGATCAAAGACGTCCAGATCAAGCCGAAAcccccacctcctcctcctcccaaggCCCAACCACCAAAGCCcgaaccgccgccgccgccaaagCCCGAaaaaccgccgccgccgccgcctgagGTGGTGGTGAAGCTACCCGTGTGTGTTTTCCCGCCCCCGGGGTGGCCCGTCTGCTGCTACCAACCGTGCCCCTGCTTCGAGCCAAGAAACGGATGCCGCCGCTGCTGCACCTGCGGCTGGATCTGCGACGTCCCGTCGCTGCCACAACCGAGGCCCAAGCCAGTCCCGTTGCCGGAGGCCGGGGTGAGGCCGCCCGTGTGTTTTTTCCCGCCCCTGGGGTGGCCCAACTGCTGCCGCCAACCGTGCCCCTGCTTCGAGCCACTCAACgggtgccgccgctgctgctcctgCGGCTGGGTCTGCAACGGCGCCCCGCCGTCCGCCGCCTGCCGTCCCGGTTGCGAGGTTGACGGCTGCAAGATCATCGTCGAGCAGGAGCCTTGTCAGTCCTGCTCTATTATGTAA
- the LOC135610930 gene encoding transcriptional adapter ADA2-like isoform X2, protein MTSDNLSFPLICPDWNADEEILLLEGIEMYSLGNWAEVAEHVGTKSKALCIDHYTSSYLNSPCYPLPDMSRVNGKNRKELLAMAKVQVEGKKGTSLLGDVTLKEESPFSPARVKVEDLDEGSTNRTPSNLAAGASKTASNVGQLKDNSDGPKVEDSYADRTIGVKKPKCSGDEGPSITESGYNPKRQEFDPEYDNDAEQSLADMEFKENDSETERELKLRVLRIYLSRLDERKRRKDFILERNLLYPNPLEKELSNEDREIYNHFKVFLRFLSQEEHEDLVKSVIEERKIRRRIQELQECQAAGCRTLAEAKAYTEQKQKRELEASTQNSKENTQVLSGSKLVQKANRPLNKEKGENDGSLRNTIDNYKIKGATGLDSGGKDSLSTATGQISARSFDEWDITGLPGTELLSETEQEFCCQNTLLPSHYLKMQETLVQEIYKGNIANKSDAHGLFKVDPVKVDGVYDMVKKKLGQQEEPTVV, encoded by the exons GACAACTTGTCTTTCCCTCTTATTTGTCCAGATTGGAATGCGGACGAGGAAATATTACTTTTGGAG GGGATTGAGATGTACAGCCTGGGGAACTGGGCAGAAGTTGCAGAGCATGTTGGTACCAAGAGCAAGGCTCTGTGCATTGATCATTATACCTCATCGTACTTGAACTCACCTTGCTATCCTCTTCCA GACATGTCTCGTGTCAATGGTAAGAATAGAAAGGAACTTCTTGCGATGGCTAAGGTACAAGTTGAGGGCAAGAAAG GTACTTCACTGCTTGGTGATGTCACACTAAAGGAAGAGTCTCCATTCTCACCTGCAAGGGTCAA GGTTGAAGATTTAGATGAAGGTTCAACAAATCGAACACCCTCAAACCTAGCTGCAG GTGCAAGTAAGACGGCTTCAAATGTGGGACAACTCAAGGATAATTCTGATGGACCTAAAGTAGAAG ATTCTTATGCGGATAGGACCATTGGTGTAAAAAAGCCTAAATGTTCAGGAGATGAAGGACCTTCTATAACTGAGAGTGGCTATAATCCCAAGAGACAAGAATTTGATCCTGAATATGACAATGATGCAGAGCAGTCATTGGCTGATATGGAGTTTAAGGAAAATGACTCAGAAACCGAGCGTGAACTGAAGCTGCGGGTGCTTCGTATATATTTGTCAAG ACTTGATGAAAGGAAGCGAAGAAAGGATTTTATACTAGAAAGAAATTTACTTTATCCAAATCCATTAGAAAAGGAGCTCTCAAACGAAGACAGGGAAATATATAACCATTTCAAGGTCTTTCTGCGCTTTCTATCTCAAGAAGAGCATGAGGACTTAGTTAAGAGTGTCATTGAGGAGCGGAAAATTCGAAGAAGAATTCAAGAGCTACAG GAATGTCAAGCTGCTGGGTGCCGCACACTGGCAGAGGCAAAAGCATACACAGAACAGAAGCAGAAAAGGGAACTAGAGGCAAGCACACAAAATTCCAAAGAGAACACTCAGGTTCTTAGTGGTAGCAAACTAGTGCAAAAAGCAAATCGGCCTTTGAACAAAGAAAAAGGGGAAAATGATGGAAGCCTGAGGAACACTATCGATAACTACAAAATAAAAGGCGCCACTGGGCTAGATTCTGGTGGTAAGGACTCACTTTCAACAGCTACAGGACAGATTTCTGCAAGATCATTTGATGAATGGGATATCACTGGACTCCCTGGTACAGAATTACTCAGTGAAACT GAGCAAGAATTTTGCTGTCAAAATACATTGCTGCCCAGTCATTATCTCAAAATGCAGGAGACGCTGGTGCAAGAAATATACAAGGGCAACATTGCTAACAAATCGGATGCCCATGGTTTATTCAAGGTTGACCCGGTAAAGGTGGATGGGGTGTATGATATGGTAAAGAAAAAGTTGGGCCAGCAAGAAGAGCCTACTGTTGTTTAA
- the LOC135610930 gene encoding transcriptional adapter ADA2-like isoform X3, producing MDNLSFPLICPDWNADEEILLLEGIEMYSLGNWAEVAEHVGTKSKALCIDHYTSSYLNSPCYPLPDMSRVNGKNRKELLAMAKVQVEGKKGTSLLGDVTLKEESPFSPARVKVEDLDEGSTNRTPSNLAAGASKTASNVGQLKDNSDGPKVEDSYADRTIGVKKPKCSGDEGPSITESGYNPKRQEFDPEYDNDAEQSLADMEFKENDSETERELKLRVLRIYLSRLDERKRRKDFILERNLLYPNPLEKELSNEDREIYNHFKVFLRFLSQEEHEDLVKSVIEERKIRRRIQELQECQAAGCRTLAEAKAYTEQKQKRELEASTQNSKENTQVLSGSKLVQKANRPLNKEKGENDGSLRNTIDNYKIKGATGLDSGGKDSLSTATGQISARSFDEWDITGLPGTELLSETEQEFCCQNTLLPSHYLKMQETLVQEIYKGNIANKSDAHGLFKVDPVKVDGVYDMVKKKLGQQEEPTVV from the exons GACAACTTGTCTTTCCCTCTTATTTGTCCAGATTGGAATGCGGACGAGGAAATATTACTTTTGGAG GGGATTGAGATGTACAGCCTGGGGAACTGGGCAGAAGTTGCAGAGCATGTTGGTACCAAGAGCAAGGCTCTGTGCATTGATCATTATACCTCATCGTACTTGAACTCACCTTGCTATCCTCTTCCA GACATGTCTCGTGTCAATGGTAAGAATAGAAAGGAACTTCTTGCGATGGCTAAGGTACAAGTTGAGGGCAAGAAAG GTACTTCACTGCTTGGTGATGTCACACTAAAGGAAGAGTCTCCATTCTCACCTGCAAGGGTCAA GGTTGAAGATTTAGATGAAGGTTCAACAAATCGAACACCCTCAAACCTAGCTGCAG GTGCAAGTAAGACGGCTTCAAATGTGGGACAACTCAAGGATAATTCTGATGGACCTAAAGTAGAAG ATTCTTATGCGGATAGGACCATTGGTGTAAAAAAGCCTAAATGTTCAGGAGATGAAGGACCTTCTATAACTGAGAGTGGCTATAATCCCAAGAGACAAGAATTTGATCCTGAATATGACAATGATGCAGAGCAGTCATTGGCTGATATGGAGTTTAAGGAAAATGACTCAGAAACCGAGCGTGAACTGAAGCTGCGGGTGCTTCGTATATATTTGTCAAG ACTTGATGAAAGGAAGCGAAGAAAGGATTTTATACTAGAAAGAAATTTACTTTATCCAAATCCATTAGAAAAGGAGCTCTCAAACGAAGACAGGGAAATATATAACCATTTCAAGGTCTTTCTGCGCTTTCTATCTCAAGAAGAGCATGAGGACTTAGTTAAGAGTGTCATTGAGGAGCGGAAAATTCGAAGAAGAATTCAAGAGCTACAG GAATGTCAAGCTGCTGGGTGCCGCACACTGGCAGAGGCAAAAGCATACACAGAACAGAAGCAGAAAAGGGAACTAGAGGCAAGCACACAAAATTCCAAAGAGAACACTCAGGTTCTTAGTGGTAGCAAACTAGTGCAAAAAGCAAATCGGCCTTTGAACAAAGAAAAAGGGGAAAATGATGGAAGCCTGAGGAACACTATCGATAACTACAAAATAAAAGGCGCCACTGGGCTAGATTCTGGTGGTAAGGACTCACTTTCAACAGCTACAGGACAGATTTCTGCAAGATCATTTGATGAATGGGATATCACTGGACTCCCTGGTACAGAATTACTCAGTGAAACT GAGCAAGAATTTTGCTGTCAAAATACATTGCTGCCCAGTCATTATCTCAAAATGCAGGAGACGCTGGTGCAAGAAATATACAAGGGCAACATTGCTAACAAATCGGATGCCCATGGTTTATTCAAGGTTGACCCGGTAAAGGTGGATGGGGTGTATGATATGGTAAAGAAAAAGTTGGGCCAGCAAGAAGAGCCTACTGTTGTTTAA